In the Solanum pennellii chromosome 5, SPENNV200 genome, one interval contains:
- the LOC107020038 gene encoding pollen receptor-like kinase 3, with translation MAAHVLIVLFVFFSITSCVSVGDDQVLVEFKELLLNTSLLDSSWKKGTNPCDNNNKWFGVQCDNNNNNVIQALLLGGIGLSGNLDVDVLISLQGLRVVNLANNSFSGSIPEFFRLGALKSLFIDGNQFSGDIPPDFFSKMASLRKIWFSRNKFSGKIPESLASLKYLLELHLENNEFTGTIPSLSQPNLATINLSNNKLQGLIPQSLSKFGSNPFQGNPDLCGNQIGRECKAVTSGEKSESSGSTKWIIVGLVVVLLLVAILFKSKRKDDQFEKLEKENLDEAVKVHLNKRSMSTRTSMRSSRKGRSRSGSDMGDLVVVNDEKGIFGMPDLMKAAAEVLGNGGLGSAYKAVLGNGVLSVVVKRLRETNKFNKECFDAEIRRLARIRHKNILQPLAYHYTKEEKLVVSEYIPKGSLLYLLHGDRGTAHAQLYWSICVKIILGVANGIKFLHSEFASYDVPHGNLKSSNILLSANNEPLLADYAFYPLVNNSQAVQSLFAYKSPEAILNQQVTPKSDVYCLGIIILEILTGKFPSQYLSNQKFTGTDVAQWVQSAIEENRVSELIDPEIETEKDFLEMMEKFLYIGAACTESDHDHRIDMKEAIRRIEEITDLM, from the exons ATGGCCGCTCATGTCcttattgttttatttgtttttttttcaattacttcTTGTGTTTCTGTTGGAGATGATCAAGTCCTTGTTGAATTTaaagaattgttattaaataCTTCACTTCTTGATTCTTCTTGGAAAAAAGGAACAAATCCTTgtgataataataacaaatgGTTTGGTGTACAatgtgataataataataataatgttattcaAGCCCTACTTCTTGGTGGGATTGGCCTTTCTGGGAATCTTGATGTTGATGTATTAATTAGCCTTCAAGGCCTTAGAGTTGTTAATCTTGCTAACAACTCTTTCTCTGGATCAATTCCTGAATTTTTTAGACTTGGTGCTCTCAAGTCTTTATTCATTGATGGAAACCAGTTTTCCGGAGACATCCCTCCAGATTTCTTCTCCAAAATGGCATCTCTCAGGAAAATATGGTTCTCGCGCAACAAGTTTTCAGGGAAAATCCCTGAGTCTTTAGCAagtttaaaatatcttttagaaCTTCATTTGGAGAATAATGAATTCACAGGAACTATTCCATCTCTGTCACAGCCTAACTTAGCAactataaacttgtcaaataataaattacaagGTCTAATCCCGCAAAGTTTGTCAAAGTTTGGTTCCAACCCCTTTCAAGGAAATCCTGATTTGTGTGGAAATCAAATAGGGAGAGAGTGTAAGGCTGTAACCTCTGGTGAAAAGTCTGAAAGTTCTGGAAGTACAAAGTGGATAATTGTAGGCTTAGTGGTTGTCTTGTTATTGGTAGCTATATTATTTAAGTCAAAGCGTAAGGATGATCAATTTGAAAAGCTTGAAAAAGAGAACCTTGATGAGGCTGTGAAGGTGCACCTTAACAAGAGAAGCATGAGCACTCGCACCTCTATGCGTTCATCAAGGAAAGGACGCTCAAGAAGTGGCAGCGATATGGGTGATCTAGTTGTGGTAAATGATGAAAAGGGTATATTTGGGATGCCTGATTTAATGAAGGCAGCAGCTGAAGTCCTTGGTAATGGAGGATTGGGGTCAGCTTACAAGGCAGTATTGGGGAATGGAGTACTGTCTGTCGTGGTGAAGAGGTTGAGGGAAACCAATAAATTTAATAAGGAATGTTTTGATGCAGAGATCAGACGACTCGCTAGGATAAGGCACAAGAACATATTGCAACCATTAGCATACCATTACACGAAAGAGGAGAAGTTGGTGGTGTCTGAATACATTCCCAAAGGCAGCCTGTTATACCTATTACATG GTGATCGGGGGACAGCACATGCTCAGCTATATTGGAGTATCTGCGTTAAAATCATCCTGGGAGTTGCGAATGgaattaaatttcttcattCAGAGTTTGCATCATATGATGTACCTCATGGGAATCTTAAGTCTAGCAACATTCTTCTTTCTGCAAATAATGAACCACTTCTGGCAGATTATGCGTTTTATCCACTAGTCAACAATTCGCAAGCTGTCCAATCTCTTTTTGCTTATAAATCCCCAGAAGCCATACTAAACCAACAAGTCACTCCAAAAAGTGATGTATATTGTCTTGGAATCATAATTCTTGAAATCCTAACTGGGAAATTCCCATCACAATATCTGAGCAACCAAAAGTTTACTGGAACTGACGTTGCACAATGGGTGCAGTCAGCAATTGAAGAGAATAGAGTATCAGAATTGATTGATCCAGAGATAGAAACAGAAAAGGATTTCCTTGAAATGATGGAGAAGTTCCTTTATATAGGAGCTGCATGCACTGAGAGTGACCATGATCATAGAATCGACATGAAGGAAGCCATAAGGAGGATAGAAGAGATAACAGATTTAATGTAG